The DNA region ACCTTCGACGATGGTCGCACGGTGAAGTACCGGACCGACGGCAAGCCGGAGAAGCACCAGGCCGTCAACGGCGTCGTCGAGACCGAGACGCGCTGGAAGAAGGGACGCCTCGTGCGCGAGACTCACCTGGACGACGGCCTGTCGATCGAGGAGACGTTCACGCTCGTGTCGCCGCGCGGCCTGGTCATCGAAACCGAGGTACTCGGCGGCATTGGCCGACGCAAGCCGGTCCGCCGCGTCTACGACCCTGTCGAGGACACACCCTGAACGTCATGAGCGATCCGACCCGTCCGAACCTTCCGCACGCCTTCGACCTGACTGGCCGCGTCGCCCTGGTGACCGGCTCCACCTCCGGCATCGGCAAGGGCATCGCGTTCCAGCTGGCAGCGCTGGGCGCCTCGGTGATGGTGACCGGGCGATCCCGGGAGGCAGGGCAGGGCGTGCTCGCGGCCATCGGCGCCGCCGGCGGCCGCGCCGACTTCGAGCCGTGCGATCTGGTGGACGAGGCGTCCTGCCGCCGGCTGGTCGAGGCGACGGTCGCCCGGTTCGGCCACCTGGACATCCTGGTCAACAACGCCGCGGACACGTCGCGCGGCGACGTCCGCAGCACGCGGATGGAGGACTGGGACCGCATCTTCGCCATCAACGTGCGGGCGCCGTTCGTCCTGATGCAGGCCGCGGTGCCGCACCTCGAGGCGCGCGGCGGCGGCGCCATCCTGAACGTCGGCTCGGTCAACGCCTACATCGGCGAGCCGAAGCTGACGGCCTACTCCGCGTCGAAGGGCGCGCTGCAGACGCTGACCAAGAACGCGGCGGCGCAGCTGAACGCGGTACGCATCCGCGTCAACCAGATCAACGCCGGCTGGACGCTGACCGAGGGCGAGCGCAAGGTGAAGCGCGAGCAGGAGGGCAAGGGCGACGAGTGGGTCGCCGAGGCGGTCGCGACGCGCCCGTTCGGCCGGCTGCTCGAGCCAGCCGACATCGCCTACGCGGTCGCTTACTATGTGTCGGATGCGGCCGCCTGCGTGACTGGCTCGGTGATGGACCTCGAGCAGTACCCTGTCGGCGCGCCGCCGGCGTGGTAGTCGGCTGGCGCCGACTCCCACGAATTTCGAATTTCAAATTTCAAAGTCTCTGATGCCTCCCCGTATCTCCGTCTTCCCCAAGTGCTACTTCGACGAGTTGTGTGCCGGCCGGATGGACTATCTCCAGTGGCTGCGCGATGCGAAGGCCCTCGGTGGCGAGGGCATCGAGCACTACGACGGGTTCCTCGCGCCGCTCGGTCCCGACGCGGCCAGGCGCGTGCGTGACGTGCTCGAGGAGACCGGGCAGGTGTCGTCGCTCCTGTGCTTCTCGCCCGACTTCACGCATCCCGATGCCGAGGAACGCAAGCGCCAGGTGCAGCGGCAGAAGGACGCCATCGACATGTCGGTGGCGCTCGGCGTGCGGTACTGCCGCACGTTGAGCGGACAGCGGCTCCCGGGGATGTCGCGTGCCGAGGGCGTGCAGCGCACCGTGGACGGCATCCGCGCGTCGCTCGACTACGCGGCCGAACGCGACGTCGTGCTCTGCATGGAGAACCACTACAAGGACGGCAACTGGACGTACCCGGAGTTTGCGCAGGCCGAGGACGTGTTCCTGGAGATCATCGAGCAGATCGATCACCCGAACTTCGGCGTCCAGTACGACCCGTCCAACGCGCTGGTCGGCGGCTACGATCCGCTGACCTTCCTCGACAAGGTGAAGCACCGCGTCGTCAGCATGCATGCCTCCGACCGCTACCTCGCGCCCGGGGCGACGCTCGAGGACCTGAAGCAGGGCGACGGCAGCACGGGCTACAGCGCGGCGCTCAAGCACGGCGAGACGGGCAAGGGGCTCAACGACTACGACACGATTTTCCGCATCCTGGCCTCGGTCGGCTACCAGGGCTGGATCTCGATCGAGGACGGCATGAACGGCCTCGACGAACTGGCCCGGTCGGCCGAGTTCCTCAAGATGAAGCGCGCGCAATACTACGGTCAGTAACGAAACGACGTAGGCGTCGAGCTTCAGCTCGACGCGCAGCGCGACTGAGGATGACCATCGACCTGAAGGTCGACGGCTACGCGTGAGGTGTGATGGCCAAGAAGAAGACCACGCCGAATCCCGTCGTCGGGCTCGTGCAGATGACCTGCTCACCCGATCCGGACAAGAACCTGAAGAAGGCCATCGCCCGCATCGGCGAGGCGGCAAAGCAGGGCGCGACCATCGTGTGCCTGCAGGAGCTGTTCCGGTCGCAGTACTTCTGCCAGACCGAGGACACCGAGCTCTTCAAGCTCGCCGAGCCGATCCCCGGGCCGACGACGGAGGTGCTGGCCAGGGCGGCCCGCAAGCACAAGGTGGTGCTCGTGTCGTCGCTGTTCGAACGGCGCGCCGCCGGCCTCTACCACAACACCGCGGTGATCTTCGACCAGGACGGCAGCGTGGTGGGGAAGTACCGGAAGATGCACATCCCGGACGACCCGCTGTACTACGAGAAGTTCTACTTCACGCCGGGCGACCTCGGCTTCCGCGTGCACCAGACGTCGCGGGGCAACTGCGGTGTGCTCGTGTGCTGGGACCAGTGGTTCCCGGAGGCGGCGCGCCTGACGGCGCTGCAGGGCGCGCAGTTCCTGTTCTACCCGACCGCCATCGGCTGGCTGCCGGGCGAGAAGCAGGAGATGAACCTCGCGCAGCACACGGCGTGGGAGACCGCGCAGCGCGCGCACGCCATCGCCAACGGCGTATTCGTGGTCTCGGTCAATCGCGTCGGGCTCGAGGGTTCGCTGCAGTTCTGGGGACAGTCGTTCGTGGCCGATCCGTTCGGCCGCATCCTCGCCAGGGCCTCGTCCGACAAGGAAGAGACCCTGCTGGTGGAGTGCGACCTGTCGTTGATCGAGCAGACGCGCCAGAACTGGCCGTTCCTCCGCGACCGCCGCATCGACGCCTACGCGCCGATCACGCAGCGGCTGATCGAGCCGTGACCCGCCTTCGCCCGTCGCCAGTTCTCGAAGCACCGATGGACCGCTCCGGCTCCGGCGCGGCAAGCGCCGCGACGCCTGCCGCGCGCGGCTACCGCATGCCGGCCGAGTGGCATCCGCACGCCGCCACGTGGCTCACGTGGCCGAAGGACCCGGTCACCTGGCCCGACCGGGTGCCGCAGGTGCAGGAGATCTTCCTGCAGTTCCTCGACGCGCTCACGCCGCACGAGCGCGTGTGCCTGCTCGTCGACGACGAGGGCGTGGCCGAGGACGTGCGTCGGCGCTGCGCGGGGCGGCCTGCCGTGCTGGCCAACCTCGAGCTGATTCCGATCGAGACCGTCGATTCCTGGATCCGCGACTACGGCCCGAACTTCCTGCTCGGGCAGGACGGGCAACTGGCGTTCAACCACTGGGGCTTCAACGCCTGGGGCGGCAAGTACGAGTCGCTGATGCGCGATGCGTCGGTGCCCGCGCGCCTCGATGCGCTGGCCGGGATCCCGAAGTTCGAGCCGGGCATCATCCTCGAAGGCGGGTCGATCGACGTCAACGGCGCCGGCACCGTGCTCACGACGGAGCAGTGCCTGCTCAACCCGAATCGCAACCCGGGGAAGTCGCGCGACGAGATCGAGGCCTACCTCCGGTTGTATCTCGGCGTGCAGCAGGTGATCTGGCTCGGCGAGGGCATCGAGGGCGACGACACCGACGGGCACGTCGACGACATCACCCGTTTCGTCGCCCGCGACACGATCGTCACGCTGGTCGAGGACGATCCCGCCGACCCGAACCACAAGCCGCTGGCCGACAACCTCGCGCGGCTCCAGGCGTCGCGGCAGCCCGACGGCTCGCCCTGGCGCATCGTGACGTTGCCCGGGTGCGGGCACGTGATGGCCGAGGGCGATCGCCTGCCGGCCAGCTACGCCAACTTCTACATCGCCAACGGCGTGGTCCTGGCCCCGATGTATGGCCACGAGAACGACGCGCACGCCGAGTTGATGCTCCAGGACCTCTTCCCGACCCGGCGCGTGGTGCCGATCCAGTGCGAACCGCTGGTCTGGGGTATGGGTTCCATCCACTGCGTCACCCAGCAGCAACCGGCATCGAGGTAGGCCCCGTCTCCGACCGCGCCCGCCCTCCGCGCCTGTCGGGGTACACTCGGATGTCCGGACTTTTCTGACCCTTTACGAGGCTCACTCGCAGATGCAAGTCATCCGTTCCCCGAAGGTGTACGACGTGGTCGTCGTCGGCTCGGGCGCCGGCGGCGGGATTGCCGCCAAGGTGCTGACCGAGGCTGGCGCCGAGGTGTGCATGCTCGAAGCCGGTCCGCAGTGGGACCAGGCGCGCGACGGCAAGATGCTGGGCTGGCCCTACGAGTCGCCACGTCGCGGCGCGCCGACCGAGCGTCCGTTCGGCGAGTTCGACGCCGCGTGGGGGGGCTGGGAACTGCCGGGCGAGCCGTACACGGCAGGCAAGGGGTCGCAGTTCGACTGGTTCCGGGCGCGCATGCTGGGCGGCCGCACCAACCACTGGGGCCGTATCTCGCTGCGCTGGGGACCGGACGACTTCCGGCGCAAGAGCATCGACGGCCTCGGCGACGACTGGCCGATCACCTACGACGACATCAAGCCGTACTACGACAAGCTCGACGAGTTCGTCGGCATCTTCGGCACCAACCACGCCGCGCAGACGGGCCTGCACAACGAGCCGGACGGCAAGTTCCAGCCGCCGCCCCTGCCGCGCGCCTACGAGCTGTACTTCAAGCAGGCCGCCGACAAGCTGAAGATCGCCTGCGTCCCGTCGCGCTTGTCGATCCTCACCCGGCCGCTGAACGGCCGCGCCGCGTGCCACTACTGTGCGCAGTGCGGGCGCGGCTGCACGACGCACTCGAACTTCCAGTCGCCGACCGTGCTGCTGCCCCCGGCGATGGCCACCGGCAAGCTGACGATCGTCACCGGCGCGATGGCGCGCGAGGTGCTCAGCAACGCCGAGGGCAAGGCCACCGGCGTGTCGTACATCGACACGACGACCGGTGAGGAGAAGACGGTCCAGGGCCGGATCGTGGTGCTCGCGGCCAGCGCCTGCGAGAGCGCCCGCCTGCTCCTGAACTCCAAGTCGGCGCGCTTCCCGAACGGCCTGGCCAACGGCAGCGGCGCGGTGGGCAAGTACCTCACCGACTCGACCGGCGCCAGCCTGTCGGGCTTCATCCCGAAGATGGTCGGGATGCCGAATCACAACGAGGACGGCACCGGCGGCATGCACCTCTACATGCCGTGGTGGCTCCACAACGTGAAGGACAAGCTGCCGTTCCCGCGTGGCTACCACATCGAGCCGGGCGGCGGACGCCGCATGCCGGGCTTCGGCTTCATGGGCGGCATCGAGCGCCACCCCGGTGGATCGGGCGGCGGGTATGGCAAGGGCCTGAAGGACGAGTACCGGCGCCTCTGGGGCGCGACGATCGGCTTTGCCGGCCGCGGCGAGATGGTGCCCAACAAGGACACCTACATGGACATCGACCCGAACGTGGTGGACAAGTGGGGCATCCCCGTGCCGCGCTTCCACTGGAAGTTCGGCGACGAGGAACGGCTGCAGGCCCGTCACATGATGGAGACCTTCAAGGCGCTCATCGAGGAGATGGGCGGCACGGTCCTCGGCAGGATCCCCGGGCCCGAGGAGGACTACGGCCTGGCGGCCGGCGGCCGCATCATCCACGAGGCCGGCGTCGTCCGCATGGGCGACGACCCGAACGCGGCGCCGCTCAACAAGTACTGCCAGGCGCACGAGGTGAAGAACCTGTTTGTCGCCGACGCGGGCCCGTTCGTCTCGCAGGCCGACAAGAACCTGACGTGGACGATCATGGCGCTCGCGTGGCGCACCTGCGAGTACATCGCCGACCAGCGCAAGGCGCTCTCGATCTAGGACGCGACCATGGACGACATGAATCGACGCAAGATGCTCAAGGTGCTCGGCACCGCGCCCGCCATGGCCGGGATCGCGTGGACCGAGGCCGAAGCCCAGCAGGCGCACCAGCACGCGCAGACCGCGAAGAAGGCCGCCGCGACGGCCAAGGCACCGTACAAGCCGAAGTTCTTCACCGCGCACGAGTACGCGACGGTCACCGCCTTCGCCAACCTGATCATCCCGAAGGACGAGCGCTCGGGAAACGCCAGCGACGCCGGCGTGCCCGAGTTCATCGACTTCATGATGATCGACCAGCCCGACCGCCAGCTCCTGATGCGCGGCGGGATCAAGTGGGTCGACAGCGAGTGCCGCAAGCAGTTCGGCCAGCCGTTCGTGAAGTGCACGGCCGCGCAGCAGACCCAGATCTGCGACGCGCTCGCGTACCCGGCCAAGGCCAGGCCCGAGCACTCCCACGGCGTCCGCTTCTTCAGCGCCGTCCGCGACCTGACGGCCACCGGCTTCTTCACCAGCAAGATCGGCATCGCCGACCTCGATTACAAGGGCAACACCTTCGTCGCCAAGTGGACGGGCGCCCCGAAGGAAGCCCTGGACCACCTCGGCGTCAGTTACGAGCCGGTGAAGGAGTGGTATCGCGAAGGGTAGAAGGTAAGAAGAGTAGAAGGTAAGAAGGCAGGGCGGGAAGGGCGAAGGACTTTTTCCTTGGCCCTTCCGCCTTCCCGGCCTGCCTTCTGCTCTTCTGCCCTTTTGCTCTTCTACTCTTGTCTGTTCTGCTACGCTGTCGGGATGTTGCTTCGCATTTCCGCTCTCCTTGTGGGCACCGCTGCGCTCGTCGGCGGCCCCCTCCTGCTTGCACAGGCTCCGCCCCCCAAGAAGGACGTCGCCAAGGTCTGGACCGACGTCTGCGCCAGCTGCCATGGGCCCAACATGCAGGGCGCGCAGGCGCCCAGCATGCTCGACGACACCTGGGTCTCCGGTAACGGTGACGACGCCTCGCTCGCGGCCACGATCAAGAACGGGCGCGTCGCCACCGGCATGCCCGCCTTCGGCGGCCTGCTGACCGACGAGGAAATCCGCGCGATGGTTGTCTACATCCGCGAAACCGCCGGAAAGGCCAGGGCTGCCGGCGCCAACTATGCCGCGCCGGCCGCCAACGTCACCGTGCAGAGCGAGAAGCACGCCTTCAAGCTCGAGACGGTCCTCGAGGGCGTGAACACGCCGTGGGGCCTCGACTTCCTGCCCGACGGCCGGATGTTGATCACCGAGAAGGGCGGCACCCTGCGCATCGCCGATGCCAAGGGCGTGCTCGCGCCTGAACCCGTGCAGGGCGTGCCGGCCGTGTGGTCCAAGGGCCAGGGCGGCCTGCTCGATGTCGGCGTGCACCCGCAGTACGCGAAGAACGGCTGGATCTACATCTCGTACAGCGATCCCGGCGAGAACGACTCGGCGATGACGGCCGTGATCCGCGCCAAGCTCAAGGGCAACGCGCTCACCGACGTCCAGCAGGTCTTCAAGGCGCCCGCCGCGACCTACCGCACGGGCAACGTCCACTTCGGTTCGCGCTTCGTGTTCGACGGCAAGGGCCACGTGTTCTTCTCGATCGGCGAGCGCGGCCAGCAGCAGGACGCCCAGGACGTGACCCGCCCCAACGGCAAGGTGCATCGCATCAACGAGGACGGCACGATCCCGGCCGACAACCCGTTCGCGAACAAGGCCGCTGCCATCAAGAGCATCTGGAGCTACGGCCACCGCAATCCGCAGGGCCTCACGATGCACCCGACGACGGGCGCGCTGTATGACGTGGAGCACGGCCCGCGCGGCGGCGACGAGCTGAACCTCGTGGAAAAGGGCAAGAACTACGGCTGGCCGGTGATCACCTACGGGATGAACTACAACGGCACGCCGATGACCGACAAGACCGCCGCGCCGGGGATGGAGCAGCCGCTCACGTACTGGGTGCCGTCCATCGCGGTGTCGTCCATCGGGTTCTACACGGGGACGAAGTTCCCGCAGTGGAAGGGGAACCTGATCCTCGGCTCGCTGGCCGCCCAGGAACTGCGCCGCCTCGAGCTGACGCCGACCGGCGTGAAGCAGGAGGTCCTGTTCAAGAACGTCGGCCGCCTGCGCGACGTGGTGATGGGGCCCGACGGCGCGATCTACATCGCGTTCAACCAGCCGGATCGCATCGCGCGCCTGGTGCCCGCCCCGGCTGCCGGCACCTCGGCGTCGGCCGCCGTGCGCTAGCGAGGCCCGACTCGCAGTAGCATCGACGGAAGGTGTCCACGCCTTCCGTCCCCCTCGCCCTCGATCGCGGCGTCGCCGCGATCTACGACATCACCACGGCTGCCCCCGGTCCCGAGGGGCAGCTGCCGTTCACCCCCGACGACCTGCGCGACAAGCCGAGTGGCGACCTCTTCGGCTGGTCGCTCGACGTCGGCATGGGGTGGGCGCCAGACGCGGTGCGCCAGCCCCAGGCGCTGCTCCTCAGCACCCTGGGCGGCATGCGCGAGCCCGACGGCACGCCGCTGGCCCTCGGCTACCACACCGGGCACTGGGAAGTGGGCCTCCTCATGCGTGAGGCAGCCCTGACCTGTCGCGCCACCGGGTGGACGCCGTTCGCCGGCTTCTGCACCGACCCGTGCGATGGCCGCTCGCAGGGCACGCCCGGCATGTTCGACAGCCTGCCGTACCGCAACGACGCGGCAACCGTGCTCGGGCGATTGATCCGGTCGCTGCCGACGCGTTCGGCCGTGCTGGGCGTGGCCACGTGCGACAAGGGCCTGCCGGCGATGCTCATGGCGATCGCGGGGGCCGGCGACCTGCCGGTGGCCATCGTGCCCGGAGGCGTCACCCTGCCCTCCGACCGCGGCGAGGACGCCGGCACCATCCAGACCATCGGCGCGCGCTTTTCGCACGGCCTGATCTCGCTCGAGGAGGCTGCGGCGCTCGGTTGCCGTGCGTGTGCCTCACCAGGCGGCGGGTGCCAGTTCCTCGGCACGGCGGCGTCGGCCCAGGTGGTGGCCGAGGCCATCGGGCTCGCCCCGGTGCACAGCGCGCTGGCGCCCTCCGGGCAGCCGATCTGGCTCGACGGCGCCGCGCGTGCCGTGCATGGCCTGCAGGCGCAGCGTGCGCTCGGATGGTCGGCGCGCACGCTGGTCACCGAGGCATCGATCCGCAATGCGATGGTCGCGCATGCGGCCTTCGGCGGCTCGACCAACCTGCTGCTGCACGTGCCGGCCATCGCCCATGCGGCCGGCATCCGACGGCCGTCGATCGAGGACTGGATGGCGGTCAACCGCGCCGTGCCGCGGCTGGTCGACGCCTTGCCGGCGGGCCCGCATCCGACCGTCCGCGTGCACCTCGCCGGTGGCGTCCCGGAGGTCCTGCTGCACCTGCGGGCGCTCGGCCTGCTCGACACCAGCGTGCCGACCGCCAGTGGCCTCACCCTCGATGCCGTGCTGGACTGGTGGGCGCAGAGCGAGCGACGGGTGCGCTGCCGCACCATCCTGCGCGACCGCGACGGCGTCGACCCGGACCGCGTCATCATGCCGCCGTCGTCGGCCGCGGCCGCCGGCCTGTCGAGCACCGTGTGCTTCATGCGGGGAACGCTCGCGCCCGAGGGCGCGATCGTCAAGAGCACCGCCATCGCCCGCGACCTGCTCGGCGATGACGGCGTGTTCCGGCACACCGGGCCGGCGCGCGTGTTCACGAGCGAGAAGGCGGCGATCGCGGCCATCAAGGGCCACGATCCCGAGACCGCGCTGAAGCCCGGCGAGGTGGTCGTGGTGGCCGGCATCGGCCCGATGGGTACCGGAATGGAGGAGGTCTACCAGGTGACCTCCGCCCTGAAGCACCTGCCCGCATTCAAGGGCACGCCGCTCATCACCGATGCCCGCTTCTCGGGCGTGTCCACCGGCCCGTGCGTCGGCCACGTCGGCCCGGAGGCGCTCGCCGGCGGCCCGCTCGGCCGCCTGCGCGACGGCGACCTCGTGCGGGTGCTGATCGACACCCGGGCGCTCACCGGTACGGTCGATCTCGTGCGCCTCGACGCCGCCAGCGGTGAGCTGCTGCCGGATGCCGACACCCTGGCCGCACGCCAGCCGCATCCGGACCTCGCCCCGCACCCGCAGCTGCCCGCCGCGACGCGCCTCTGGGCCGCCCTGCAGGCCGCCAGCGGCGGCACCTGGGGCGGGTGCGTTTACGATGTGGACGCGATCACGATGAAGCTGAACTCTTGAGGGCCTTGGGCCTTCGGGCCTTCGTCCCTGAGCCCTGAGTCCTGAGCCCTGAGCCGTAAGCCATGAGCCCTGAGCCTTGAGCCGATGATGAAACAGCACACCCCGTCCCGCCGTCGTTTCCTCCAGTCCACCGGCCTGTCGCTCGCCGCGGCCTCGTTCGCAGGCGCCCGTGCGGCGGCGCAGCCGCGCCTGCCGGGCCCGCCCGAGAAGAAGCTCGGGTTCGCGATCGTCGGTCTCGGCAGCCTGTCCATCAACCAGATCCTGCCGGCGTTCGCGCACTGCCGGCACGCCAGGGTGACGGCACTGGTGAGTGGAGACGCGGCCAAGGCGAAGACGCTGGCCACCGCTTACGGCGTGCCGGAGTCGGGGATCTACAGCTACGACACCTACGACCGCCTCAAGGACAACCCCGACGTCGACATCGTGTACGTCGTGTTGCCCAACAGCATGCACCGCGAGTACACGGTGCGGGCGCACCAGGCTGGCAAGCACGTGCTCTGCGAGAAGCCGATGGCCAACACGCCGCAGGACTGCGAGGCGATGATCGCGGCGGCGAAGGCAGCAGGGAAGAAGCTGATGATCGGCTACCGCCTGCGATACGAGCCGTACAACATGGCGATGATCCGGATGGCGCGCGAGCAGGAGTTCGGCAAGCCGAAGGTCATCCTCTGCGAGGCCGGCTTCAGCATCGGCGATCCGAAACAGTGGCGCCTGAACAAGGGCCTCGCGGGTGGCGGCTCGCTGATGGACATCGGCATCTATGCGCTCAACGCCGCGCGGTACCTCTCGGGCGAGGAGCCGATTGCCATCAACGCCATGGCGTACACGACGCCCGGTGACGTGCGGTTCGCCGATGGCGTCGAGGAGACGATCAACTTCCAGCTCCGCTTCCCGAGCGGCCTCCTGGCCAACTGCGTGTCGAGCTACGGCGTGGGGCTGAACCGCTTCCGCGTCCACGCCGAGAAGGCCGCCTTCGAACTCGAGCCGGCCCTCAGCTACTCGGACCTGCGCATGCGCGTCATCCGCGGCGGCACGGTCGAGCAGCGGACACTGCCGGATCGGAACCAGTTCGCCCTCGAGATGGACCACATGGCCGAGTGCGTGAAGACCAATGCCGACCCGCGCACCCCCGGCGAGGAGGGCCTCAAGGACCTGCGCGCCATGATGGCGATCTACGAGGCGGCCAGGACGGGGAAGACGGTAACGCTTAACGCGTAACGCAACGCTTGACGTCGAATGCGGGGAGTCGGCCTGTCAGCCGGAGCCTTGGCGAAGGCGGAACGTAGCCGTCGCGCGTGCGCGACGGTCAGGGGCACGGACGGGAGGTTCCGGTGCGCGTCGGTAGCAGGGGGGCGATCGCGTAGGATGACCCGTCACGGAGCTCAGCGATGTCGCCACTCGTCAGGTTGTTGACTCACCAGGATGTGCAGCGCGCCCTCGTCGGCGTCGACCTGGTGGGCCTCATGGAAGCTGCGCTCGGCGCCCTGTCAGCGGGCGACGTCGTGCAGCCGCTCCGGTCCTCGATGCTCGTCGGCCCCGAGCGCGCCTATCTCGGTCTGATGCCGGCGCACATCGCCTCGCACGCGGCACTGGGCCTGAAGCTGGTGACCGTCTTCAACGCCAATCGCGCACAAGGCCTGCCGAGTCACTTCGCGACCATCCTGCTGCTCGACGACGCAACCGGGATGCTGCGTGCGGTGATGGACGGGTCACACATCACCGAGGCGCGCACCGCGGCGGTGTCGGCCGTGGCGGTGCGCCACCTGCAGGGGGCGCCCCCGCGTCGCATGGCGTTGCTGGGCAGTGGCGCCCAGGCGCGCAGTCACCTGCGGGCGCTCGTCGCCGAGGCGCCCTCGCTGCAGGAGGTGCGGGTGTGGAGCCCGCGGGCCGATCTCGCGGCATTCGTGCGGGAGATATCGACCGAGGTGGCGGCCACTCTCGTCGCATCGGACTCGGCCGAGGCCGCGAGCCGCGGCGCCGACCTCATCGTCCTCGTCACCTCGTCGCCGCATCCCGTGCTCGACCGGCGTTGGGTGCAAGACGGTGCCCTCGTGGTGTCGGTCGGCGCGTGCCGGCCCGACCAGCGCGAAATGGACCCCGAACTCGTATCGGCCGCGCGCCTGGTCGTCGACTCGCGCGCTGCCGCGCTCGTCGAGTCGGGAGACGTCGTACAGGGCATCGCGGAAGGTCGCTTCGGGGCCGACCACATCCGCGCGGAACTGGGGGAGGTGGTCCGATCGCGCGTCCCCATCCGCCAGGCGGCCAGCGACGTCGTGGTCTTCAAGTCGCTTGGTCTCGCCGTCGAGGATGTCGCGGTGGCTCACCTCGTGCTCGAGCGCGCCGCGGCCGATGGGCTCGGCACGCTGGTGGCGCTGTGAGGCCCACGGAGGCTCGATGGTCGCAGCGCTCCTGATCCTGCTGTCGGCCCTCGCCCTGGGCT from Luteitalea sp. TBR-22 includes:
- a CDS encoding Gfo/Idh/MocA family protein, whose amino-acid sequence is MKQHTPSRRRFLQSTGLSLAAASFAGARAAAQPRLPGPPEKKLGFAIVGLGSLSINQILPAFAHCRHARVTALVSGDAAKAKTLATAYGVPESGIYSYDTYDRLKDNPDVDIVYVVLPNSMHREYTVRAHQAGKHVLCEKPMANTPQDCEAMIAAAKAAGKKLMIGYRLRYEPYNMAMIRMAREQEFGKPKVILCEAGFSIGDPKQWRLNKGLAGGGSLMDIGIYALNAARYLSGEEPIAINAMAYTTPGDVRFADGVEETINFQLRFPSGLLANCVSSYGVGLNRFRVHAEKAAFELEPALSYSDLRMRVIRGGTVEQRTLPDRNQFALEMDHMAECVKTNADPRTPGEEGLKDLRAMMAIYEAARTGKTVTLNA
- a CDS encoding YjhG/YagF family D-xylonate dehydratase; this translates as MSTPSVPLALDRGVAAIYDITTAAPGPEGQLPFTPDDLRDKPSGDLFGWSLDVGMGWAPDAVRQPQALLLSTLGGMREPDGTPLALGYHTGHWEVGLLMREAALTCRATGWTPFAGFCTDPCDGRSQGTPGMFDSLPYRNDAATVLGRLIRSLPTRSAVLGVATCDKGLPAMLMAIAGAGDLPVAIVPGGVTLPSDRGEDAGTIQTIGARFSHGLISLEEAAALGCRACASPGGGCQFLGTAASAQVVAEAIGLAPVHSALAPSGQPIWLDGAARAVHGLQAQRALGWSARTLVTEASIRNAMVAHAAFGGSTNLLLHVPAIAHAAGIRRPSIEDWMAVNRAVPRLVDALPAGPHPTVRVHLAGGVPEVLLHLRALGLLDTSVPTASGLTLDAVLDWWAQSERRVRCRTILRDRDGVDPDRVIMPPSSAAAAGLSSTVCFMRGTLAPEGAIVKSTAIARDLLGDDGVFRHTGPARVFTSEKAAIAAIKGHDPETALKPGEVVVVAGIGPMGTGMEEVYQVTSALKHLPAFKGTPLITDARFSGVSTGPCVGHVGPEALAGGPLGRLRDGDLVRVLIDTRALTGTVDLVRLDAASGELLPDADTLAARQPHPDLAPHPQLPAATRLWAALQAASGGTWGGCVYDVDAITMKLNS
- a CDS encoding ornithine cyclodeaminase family protein; translation: MSPLVRLLTHQDVQRALVGVDLVGLMEAALGALSAGDVVQPLRSSMLVGPERAYLGLMPAHIASHAALGLKLVTVFNANRAQGLPSHFATILLLDDATGMLRAVMDGSHITEARTAAVSAVAVRHLQGAPPRRMALLGSGAQARSHLRALVAEAPSLQEVRVWSPRADLAAFVREISTEVAATLVASDSAEAASRGADLIVLVTSSPHPVLDRRWVQDGALVVSVGACRPDQREMDPELVSAARLVVDSRAAALVESGDVVQGIAEGRFGADHIRAELGEVVRSRVPIRQAASDVVVFKSLGLAVEDVAVAHLVLERAAADGLGTLVAL